In Roseibium salinum, a single genomic region encodes these proteins:
- a CDS encoding ArsR/SmtB family transcription factor, which produces MHLPVIDKDMDKKDLDLLMEQARKASDLLKALSHEVRLVILCLLSEGEKSVSELEEILTMPQAAVSQQLARLRLEGLVKSRRDGRMIYYSLASDEVSSIIANLYDLFCRDIRSKDT; this is translated from the coding sequence ATGCACCTGCCGGTGATTGACAAAGACATGGACAAAAAGGACCTCGACCTGCTGATGGAGCAGGCGAGAAAGGCCAGTGATCTGTTGAAGGCACTGTCCCACGAAGTACGCCTCGTGATCCTGTGCCTGTTGTCGGAAGGCGAAAAGTCCGTTTCCGAGCTCGAAGAAATCCTGACCATGCCGCAGGCCGCGGTGTCCCAGCAATTGGCAAGGCTCCGCCTGGAAGGTCTGGTGAAGTCCCGCCGCGACGGCCGCATGATCTATTACAGTCTCGCAAGCGACGAAGTGAGCTCGATTATTGCGAACCTCTATGACCTGTTCTGCAGGGACATCCGGTCCAAGGACACGTAG
- a CDS encoding transcriptional regulator, with protein sequence MPLTLRFSLLAAVLFAAVHHSPPTVAAELIMLEQPGCVWCKRWNEEIGVAYAKTAEGRQAPLRRIDITDRWPDDLSAVARGRLTPTFILVEDGIEIDRLRGYPGEHFFWPLLTQMLDKLPPQGRTGTGSQ encoded by the coding sequence ATGCCCCTCACTTTGCGCTTCAGCCTGCTTGCCGCAGTCCTGTTCGCTGCCGTTCACCATTCACCGCCAACCGTTGCGGCCGAGCTCATCATGCTGGAGCAACCCGGCTGCGTCTGGTGCAAGCGCTGGAACGAGGAAATCGGCGTGGCCTATGCGAAAACCGCAGAAGGCCGGCAAGCGCCCCTTCGGCGGATCGACATCACGGATCGATGGCCGGACGATTTGTCGGCCGTTGCGAGGGGACGCCTGACGCCCACCTTCATTCTGGTTGAAGACGGCATCGAAATCGACCGCCTGCGCGGCTATCCGGGTGAACACTTCTTCTGGCCGCTGCTGACGCAGATGCTCGATAAGCTGCCTCCACAGGGGCGAACAGGGACAGGAAGCCAATGA
- a CDS encoding cytochrome c biogenesis CcdA family protein, with the protein MLDVSLGAAFLAGLLSFVSPCVLPIVPPYLCYLAGVSVDELKGTAETTGSGRRIIAAAIAFVLGFTVVFVALGATASVIGQSIARYYDILSYVAGAIIIVMGLHFLGVFRIGLLFREARIHVESKPAGLAGAFLMGLAFAFGWTPCVGPVLAAILFVAGSSDTTWYGAGLLAVYALGIGLPFILAAAFAGRFLQLSGRFRKHMGIVEKVMGGFLVLTGLLFITGQMSAIAFWLLESFPVFSQIG; encoded by the coding sequence ATGCTCGACGTATCACTGGGCGCAGCCTTTCTGGCCGGACTTCTGTCCTTCGTGTCGCCCTGCGTGTTGCCAATCGTGCCGCCATACCTTTGTTATCTCGCCGGAGTCAGTGTCGACGAACTCAAGGGTACGGCGGAAACCACGGGAAGCGGGCGGCGAATCATTGCCGCAGCCATCGCCTTTGTCCTCGGGTTCACGGTCGTCTTTGTCGCCCTCGGCGCAACGGCAAGCGTAATCGGCCAGTCGATCGCACGCTACTACGACATTCTTTCCTATGTCGCCGGCGCGATCATCATCGTCATGGGACTGCACTTTCTCGGCGTTTTCCGGATCGGCCTGTTGTTCCGGGAAGCACGCATTCATGTGGAGAGTAAGCCTGCCGGACTTGCCGGCGCGTTTCTCATGGGCCTGGCCTTTGCCTTTGGCTGGACGCCGTGCGTCGGCCCGGTTCTGGCAGCCATTTTGTTCGTTGCCGGTTCTTCGGACACGACATGGTACGGCGCGGGGTTGCTGGCGGTCTACGCTCTCGGCATCGGCTTGCCGTTCATCCTGGCTGCCGCCTTTGCCGGACGGTTCCTGCAGCTTTCTGGCCGGTTCCGCAAGCACATGGGCATCGTGGAAAAGGTGATGGGCGGCTTTCTTGTGCTGACGGGCCTGCTCTTCATCACCGGCCAGATGTCGGCGATCGCCTTCTGGCTTCTCGAATCTTTCCCGGTTTTTTCGCAAATCGGCTGA
- a CDS encoding thioredoxin family protein, which yields MRIWKSLVLGLGLLTACSISARAVTLGDDGLHKQPWFTVTFRDIAEDIQTAEDEGKRLAIVFEQRGCIYCRQMHEKILSDPEVSDYIKENFIVVQYNMFGDEEVIDLDGDELTEKTAARKWGYVFTPTIVFLPETNPGGGTVSEAAVATMPGAFGKWTFLNMFRWVREKGYESDEHFQKYHARIINELREKGRLDAE from the coding sequence ATGCGTATCTGGAAAAGTCTCGTTCTCGGTCTCGGCCTGCTGACCGCCTGTTCCATTTCGGCCAGGGCGGTCACGCTCGGCGACGATGGCCTGCACAAGCAACCCTGGTTCACGGTGACTTTCCGCGACATTGCCGAGGACATCCAGACCGCCGAGGACGAGGGCAAACGGCTGGCGATCGTCTTCGAACAGCGCGGCTGCATCTATTGCCGGCAGATGCATGAAAAGATTCTCTCCGATCCCGAGGTCTCCGACTACATCAAAGAGAATTTCATCGTCGTTCAGTACAATATGTTCGGCGACGAAGAGGTGATCGATCTCGATGGCGACGAGTTGACCGAGAAGACGGCGGCCCGCAAATGGGGCTATGTCTTCACCCCGACGATTGTCTTCCTGCCTGAAACGAATCCCGGCGGCGGAACGGTCTCCGAAGCGGCGGTTGCGACCATGCCCGGGGCATTCGGCAAATGGACTTTCCTCAACATGTTCCGCTGGGTGCGAGAAAAAGGCTACGAAAGCGACGAGCATTTCCAGAAGTATCATGCTCGCATTATCAATGAGTTACGGGAAAAGGGCCGCCTCGACGCCGAGTAG
- the soxX gene encoding sulfur oxidation c-type cytochrome SoxX encodes MAASAATAETIAPDSVAIEDMQLTQSLTGAAGDPVAGREAFADRKRGNCLACHVNADLDSELFHGEVGPVLDGAGDRWSEAELRAIVVNSKDVFGEQTIMPGFYTLNVGVNVDEEHAGKTILSAQEVEDVVAYLTTLKED; translated from the coding sequence ATGGCCGCTTCCGCGGCAACCGCGGAAACGATAGCCCCGGACAGCGTAGCCATCGAAGACATGCAACTGACGCAGTCGCTCACCGGAGCAGCGGGAGACCCTGTTGCCGGCCGTGAGGCCTTCGCCGACCGGAAACGGGGCAACTGCCTCGCCTGCCACGTCAACGCCGATCTGGATTCGGAACTGTTTCACGGAGAAGTGGGGCCTGTCCTGGACGGTGCCGGTGACCGCTGGAGCGAAGCGGAACTGCGCGCCATCGTGGTGAACAGCAAGGACGTGTTCGGCGAACAGACCATCATGCCGGGTTTCTACACACTGAACGTCGGCGTCAACGTCGACGAGGAACACGCCGGCAAAACCATTCTGAGCGCTCAGGAGGTGGAAGACGTGGTCGCCTACCTCACGACGCTGAAGGAAGACTGA
- the soxY gene encoding thiosulfate oxidation carrier protein SoxY, which yields MTFTRRQVFGLSAGAAAFVAFAPGLSFAATDKTDAAIKEFTGGATPAEGTVSLDTPEIAENGNTVPVGVSVDSPMTADNYVESVLILADGNPNPLVATFHFTAMSGVAEAKTRIRLAKTQDVIAVAKMNDGSTYIDRKEVKVTIGGCGG from the coding sequence ATGACTTTTACACGACGCCAGGTGTTCGGCCTGTCCGCAGGTGCCGCAGCCTTCGTGGCCTTTGCGCCAGGGCTTTCATTCGCAGCCACCGACAAGACCGACGCCGCCATCAAGGAATTCACGGGCGGCGCGACGCCGGCTGAGGGAACGGTTTCCCTCGACACGCCGGAAATCGCCGAGAACGGCAATACGGTCCCGGTCGGCGTTTCGGTCGACAGTCCGATGACCGCCGACAATTACGTGGAGTCCGTGCTCATTCTGGCGGATGGCAACCCCAACCCGCTGGTCGCGACCTTTCACTTCACCGCGATGAGCGGTGTCGCTGAGGCCAAGACGCGGATTCGACTGGCAAAAACCCAGGACGTGATTGCCGTCGCGAAAATGAATGACGGGTCGACCTACATCGACCGCAAGGAAGTCAAGGTCACCATCGGCGGCTGCGGCGGCTGA
- the soxZ gene encoding thiosulfate oxidation carrier complex protein SoxZ, with translation MADPKPRVKVPKKASKGEVITIKTLISHPMESGQRKDKEGNLVPRQIINKFTCEFDGQVVFTCDMDPAVSANPYLEFNAKVEESGTFKFTWVDDDGSVYETENKIAVE, from the coding sequence ATGGCAGATCCAAAACCCCGCGTGAAAGTGCCCAAGAAGGCATCCAAGGGTGAAGTCATCACCATCAAGACGCTCATCAGCCATCCGATGGAGTCCGGCCAGCGCAAGGACAAGGAAGGCAACCTCGTTCCGCGCCAGATCATCAACAAGTTCACCTGTGAATTCGACGGGCAGGTCGTTTTTACCTGCGACATGGACCCGGCGGTTTCGGCGAACCCCTACCTGGAGTTCAACGCGAAGGTCGAAGAAAGCGGCACCTTCAAGTTCACCTGGGTCGATGACGACGGAAGCGTTTACGAGACGGAGAACAAGATCGCGGTCGAATAG
- the soxA gene encoding sulfur oxidation c-type cytochrome SoxA gives MRLSIAAGVAIVLGAQGAAFAGGPSDDKLVIDGELEITTRTAAPEGHPLDELISGWHYRTEETRALEADSFQNPGMLYVERGEEIWNTVEGDAGKSCASCHGDGEEFLKGLGANYPKWNADAGKPYNIELQINACREANMGAEPYKFDDTDQKSLTTFIKHQSLGTPIEVDLSEGDMKAWWEKGKELYYTRTGQLNLACATCHEDYNGTYIRADHLSQGNVNGFPTYRLKQSAMVSLHNRFRGCIRDTRGAFPAAFSDDLMALEVYVTWRGTGLDVETPAVRQ, from the coding sequence ATGAGACTTTCTATAGCAGCAGGCGTCGCCATTGTGCTCGGCGCTCAAGGTGCAGCATTTGCCGGCGGGCCGTCGGATGACAAACTCGTCATTGACGGCGAACTGGAAATCACGACACGCACGGCGGCCCCGGAAGGGCATCCGCTGGACGAGCTGATTTCCGGCTGGCACTACCGAACCGAGGAGACCCGTGCCCTGGAGGCCGACAGCTTCCAGAACCCGGGGATGCTCTATGTGGAGCGCGGCGAGGAAATCTGGAACACCGTTGAAGGTGATGCCGGCAAATCCTGCGCTTCGTGCCACGGCGACGGCGAGGAATTCCTGAAAGGGCTCGGTGCAAACTACCCGAAATGGAACGCCGATGCGGGCAAGCCGTACAATATCGAGCTGCAGATCAACGCCTGCCGCGAAGCCAATATGGGTGCCGAACCCTACAAGTTCGATGATACGGACCAGAAGTCCCTGACCACCTTCATCAAGCATCAGTCCCTCGGCACGCCGATCGAGGTTGACTTGAGCGAAGGCGACATGAAGGCCTGGTGGGAGAAGGGCAAGGAGCTCTATTACACCCGCACGGGCCAGCTGAACCTTGCCTGCGCGACCTGTCACGAGGACTACAACGGCACCTATATCCGTGCCGACCACCTCAGCCAGGGCAATGTCAACGGTTTCCCGACCTATCGTCTGAAACAGAGCGCAATGGTGTCGCTGCACAATCGCTTCCGCGGCTGTATCCGTGACACCAGGGGCGCATTCCCGGCGGCCTTTTCCGACGATCTCATGGCTCTGGAGGTCTACGTGACCTGGCGCGGTACCGGCCTGGATGTCGAAACGCCGGCGGTTCGCCAATAG
- the soxB gene encoding thiosulfohydrolase SoxB — protein MFSRREFLMAATATSALLGSGMAGSWSRLLAQQALSEDQLLQMEAKGQLTLVHITDIHAQLKPIYFREPSINLGIGDVAGKPPHVTGADFLKLYNIEPGSPDAYALTSEDFGALAGSYGKMGGMDRVATVIKRIRAERGDDNVLLLDGGDTWQGSYTSNMTLGQDMVTVMNALKPDAMTGHWEFTYGTDRVQELIESLPFAFLGSNIYDNEWDEPAFEAWKMFERGGAKVAVIGQAFPYTPIANPRWMMPGWSFGIREEDVAKHVEEAREEGADLVVLLSHNGFDVDRKLASRVDGIDVILTGHTHDALPEPVIVNDTLVIASGSNGKFVSRLDLDIRDGKLAGYAYRLIPIFSDVITPDGEMAALIDQVRAPYEQDLSRVLGKTENLLYRRGNFNGTFDDLICQALLEERDAQIALSPGFRWGTSLLPGQEITFEDVHNACAMTYPAAYRSTMSGQMLKDILEDVADNLFNKDPYYQQGGDMVRVGGMGYTIDPDKEIGERITNMTLLSSDEAIDPARDYVVAGWASVNEETEGPPIWDVVESHISKNPVVRLPDNQSVTLAG, from the coding sequence ATGTTCTCAAGACGTGAATTCCTGATGGCGGCAACGGCTACCAGCGCCCTGCTCGGCTCGGGAATGGCTGGTTCGTGGTCCCGGCTGCTGGCGCAACAGGCGCTGAGCGAGGATCAGCTTCTGCAGATGGAAGCGAAGGGGCAACTGACCCTCGTGCACATCACCGATATCCACGCCCAGCTCAAACCGATCTATTTCCGCGAACCCTCCATCAATCTGGGGATTGGCGATGTTGCGGGCAAACCGCCCCATGTCACCGGTGCCGATTTCCTTAAACTCTACAACATCGAACCAGGTTCACCGGATGCCTACGCTCTCACCAGCGAAGACTTCGGCGCGCTGGCTGGCAGCTACGGCAAGATGGGCGGCATGGACCGGGTGGCCACCGTCATAAAGCGCATTCGTGCCGAGCGCGGTGACGACAATGTGCTGCTTCTTGATGGCGGCGACACCTGGCAGGGCAGCTATACGTCCAACATGACCCTCGGCCAGGACATGGTCACGGTGATGAACGCGCTCAAGCCCGACGCAATGACCGGCCATTGGGAATTCACCTATGGCACGGACCGCGTACAGGAACTCATCGAGTCCCTGCCCTTCGCGTTCCTCGGATCGAACATCTATGACAATGAATGGGACGAGCCGGCGTTCGAAGCCTGGAAGATGTTCGAGCGCGGCGGCGCAAAGGTGGCGGTCATCGGCCAGGCCTTTCCCTACACGCCGATTGCCAATCCCCGCTGGATGATGCCGGGCTGGTCCTTCGGCATCCGCGAGGAAGACGTCGCCAAGCACGTCGAGGAAGCGCGGGAGGAAGGTGCCGATCTCGTCGTGCTGCTGTCGCACAACGGCTTCGATGTCGACCGCAAGCTCGCCTCCCGCGTCGACGGCATCGACGTCATCCTGACAGGACACACCCACGACGCATTGCCCGAGCCGGTGATCGTAAACGATACGCTGGTGATTGCTTCCGGCTCGAACGGCAAGTTCGTTTCACGGCTCGATCTCGACATCAGGGACGGCAAACTCGCCGGTTACGCCTACCGGCTCATTCCGATCTTCTCCGACGTCATCACGCCGGATGGGGAGATGGCCGCGCTGATCGATCAGGTGCGTGCGCCCTACGAACAGGATCTGTCCCGCGTTCTCGGCAAGACCGAGAACCTTCTTTACCGGCGGGGCAATTTCAACGGCACGTTCGATGACCTGATCTGTCAGGCCCTCCTGGAAGAACGGGACGCTCAGATAGCACTCTCGCCCGGTTTCCGGTGGGGCACCAGCCTTCTCCCGGGACAGGAGATCACCTTCGAAGACGTGCACAACGCCTGCGCCATGACCTACCCGGCAGCCTACCGGTCCACGATGAGCGGTCAGATGCTGAAGGACATCCTGGAAGACGTTGCCGACAACCTCTTCAACAAGGATCCCTATTACCAGCAGGGCGGCGACATGGTCCGTGTCGGCGGCATGGGCTACACGATCGATCCGGACAAGGAGATCGGTGAGCGCATCACGAACATGACGCTGCTGTCTTCGGACGAAGCAATCGATCCGGCAAGAGACTACGTCGTCGCCGGCTGGGCCTCGGTCAACGAAGAGACTGAAGGGCCGCCGATCTGGGACGTCGTCGAAAGCCATATTTCCAAAAACCCAGTCGTCAGATTGCCGGACAACCAGTCCGTGACACTTGCCGGCTGA
- the soxC gene encoding sulfite dehydrogenase yields MSDKTTSPIPNLSRRSLLKAGLATGLTAGAVGSARAGGDPLITEIQEWNRYLGDGVQARPYGTPSEFEAHVVRRDVEWLTASTESSVNFTPLHELDGILTPNGLCFERHHGGIAEIDPAAHRLMINGLVDTPLVFTMEDLKRFPRENRIYFLECAANSGMEWRGSQLNGCQYTHGMVHCVMYTGVPLKLILEEAGIKTNAKWVMPEGADSSAMTRSIPMEKALDDCLVAFKMNGEALRPEQGYPLRLVVPGWEGNMWVKWLRRIEVGDQPWHQREETSKYTDLLENGKARRFTWVMDPKSVITSPSPQAPVPHGKGPLVISGIAWSGNGRISRVDVSLDGGRNWTTARLDGPSLPKAMHRFYLDIDWDGSDLLLQSRAMDEHGFYQPTKNELRAERGENSIYHNNGIQTWHVKADGTAENVEVS; encoded by the coding sequence ATGAGTGACAAGACCACTTCCCCGATACCCAACCTGTCGCGCAGGTCGCTGCTGAAGGCAGGTCTGGCAACAGGACTTACCGCAGGCGCCGTGGGCTCAGCGCGCGCGGGCGGCGACCCGCTGATTACCGAGATACAGGAGTGGAACCGGTATCTCGGCGACGGCGTGCAAGCCCGCCCATATGGCACGCCGTCGGAATTCGAAGCCCATGTGGTGCGCAGGGATGTTGAGTGGCTGACCGCTTCGACCGAAAGTTCGGTCAACTTCACGCCGCTCCACGAACTCGACGGTATTCTCACGCCGAACGGCCTCTGCTTCGAGCGCCATCACGGCGGTATCGCCGAGATCGACCCTGCCGCCCATCGGCTGATGATCAACGGGCTGGTCGACACGCCGCTCGTCTTCACCATGGAAGACCTGAAGCGCTTTCCGCGCGAGAACCGGATCTACTTCCTGGAATGTGCCGCCAATTCCGGCATGGAGTGGCGCGGATCACAGCTCAACGGCTGCCAGTATACCCACGGCATGGTTCACTGCGTGATGTATACCGGTGTTCCCTTGAAGCTGATCCTGGAAGAGGCCGGCATCAAGACCAACGCCAAGTGGGTGATGCCGGAAGGCGCCGATTCCTCGGCCATGACCCGGTCCATTCCGATGGAGAAGGCGCTGGACGATTGCCTGGTCGCCTTCAAGATGAATGGAGAGGCGCTGCGGCCCGAGCAGGGCTACCCGCTGCGCCTGGTCGTGCCGGGCTGGGAAGGCAACATGTGGGTCAAGTGGCTGCGCCGCATCGAGGTCGGCGACCAGCCCTGGCACCAACGCGAAGAAACGTCCAAGTACACCGACCTTCTCGAAAACGGCAAGGCACGCCGCTTCACCTGGGTCATGGACCCGAAGTCCGTCATCACGAGCCCCAGTCCTCAGGCACCGGTGCCTCACGGCAAGGGTCCGCTGGTTATCTCGGGAATCGCATGGTCCGGCAACGGCCGTATTTCGCGTGTCGACGTCTCGCTTGATGGCGGCCGCAACTGGACGACCGCGCGGTTGGACGGGCCAAGCCTGCCGAAGGCCATGCACCGGTTCTATCTCGATATCGACTGGGACGGATCGGATCTTCTGCTCCAGTCCCGCGCGATGGATGAGCACGGCTTCTACCAGCCGACCAAGAATGAGTTGCGGGCCGAACGGGGAGAGAATTCCATCTACCACAACAACGGGATCCAGACCTGGCATGTCAAAGCAGACGGGACAGCGGAAAATGTCGAAGTTTCTTAA
- a CDS encoding c-type cytochrome: MSKFLKSLSLGIALTAVPLLSAAHAGDAAKGEKVFKKCAACHAVGEGAQNKVGPHLNDILGRTAGTGEDFKYSKPMIDAGKAGLVWDEASLTTYLEKPRDMIKGTKMAFAGLRKQEDLENVIAYLATFSGSAPEAQDQGAAAEEATETELASASPAPVSATREGGVLGLGREATPEEVAAWDIDVRPDGKGLPVGSGTVAEGEVLFADNCAVCHGDFGEGVGRWPVLAGGEDTLTDERPEKTIGSYWPYLSTVYDYVRRAMPYGNARSLSDDDVYALTAYLLYLNYIVEDEEFELSNENFLDHRLPNEENFIADDRAEEAHYARKGEPCMTDCKADPVTITMRARILDVTPGTVGDDEAAGVGGVD, translated from the coding sequence ATGTCGAAGTTTCTTAAAAGCCTGAGCCTGGGCATAGCCCTGACCGCGGTGCCGCTGCTGAGTGCTGCTCACGCCGGCGATGCGGCAAAGGGTGAAAAGGTCTTCAAGAAATGCGCTGCCTGTCATGCCGTGGGCGAAGGCGCTCAGAACAAGGTTGGCCCGCATCTGAACGACATACTGGGCCGGACTGCCGGCACAGGCGAGGATTTCAAATACTCCAAGCCGATGATCGATGCCGGCAAAGCCGGACTGGTATGGGATGAGGCATCGCTCACGACCTATCTCGAAAAGCCGCGGGACATGATCAAAGGCACGAAAATGGCCTTCGCCGGCCTGCGCAAACAGGAAGACCTTGAGAATGTGATCGCCTATCTGGCCACCTTCTCCGGTAGTGCGCCTGAAGCGCAGGACCAGGGCGCCGCTGCTGAAGAAGCTACGGAAACCGAATTGGCGAGCGCAAGTCCCGCTCCTGTTTCGGCAACCCGCGAAGGCGGTGTTCTCGGTCTTGGCCGTGAAGCAACGCCGGAGGAGGTCGCCGCCTGGGATATCGACGTCAGGCCGGACGGCAAGGGGCTCCCGGTCGGCTCCGGCACGGTCGCCGAGGGCGAGGTGCTCTTCGCCGACAATTGCGCAGTGTGCCACGGGGATTTCGGCGAAGGCGTCGGCCGCTGGCCGGTTCTGGCAGGCGGCGAAGACACGCTGACGGACGAGCGTCCGGAAAAGACCATCGGCTCCTACTGGCCGTATCTTTCGACCGTCTACGACTATGTCCGCCGGGCAATGCCCTATGGCAATGCACGGTCTCTTTCGGACGACGACGTCTATGCCCTCACCGCATATCTTCTCTATCTGAACTATATCGTGGAGGACGAGGAGTTCGAGCTTTCCAATGAAAACTTCCTCGACCATCGCCTTCCCAACGAAGAGAACTTCATCGCCGACGACCGGGCCGAAGAGGCGCACTATGCCCGCAAAGGCGAGCCCTGCATGACCGACTGTAAGGCGGACCCGGTCACCATAACGATGCGGGCCCGCATTCTCGATGTGACGCCCGGGACCGTCGGCGATGATGAGGCTGCGGGAGTTGGCGGGGTCGACTGA
- a CDS encoding efflux RND transporter periplasmic adaptor subunit, with protein sequence MTRTAVLQAMLMLGLFLGAGSVSIAEEFIARAITVPETKAVFAQVRSRTIVPARARIGGTIQDVRVQEGDGVKTGQIVAVVVDEKIALELEAAEAGLKALQSQLVNARTELERVEQLVNRGSATQSRLDQVKTQFDVVTSQIVGAQAEMAAIEQRASEGDVLAPDNGRVLTVPVTKGSVILPGEEVARIASGQYFLRLAIPERHSAQLREGASVAVGSRGMNPMAEDDSEDRVGKIVKIYPEIKQGRVTADVEVEGLGDYFVNERTLVRVPVGERSVVAVPANAIATRHGVDYVRLVTRDGEQDVAVILGRKIDKAEPGLVEVLSGLRDGDRVLLP encoded by the coding sequence ATGACGAGGACTGCTGTGTTGCAGGCCATGCTGATGCTTGGCCTCTTTCTGGGGGCCGGGTCGGTCTCCATCGCGGAAGAATTCATTGCCCGTGCGATTACCGTCCCGGAAACCAAAGCCGTGTTCGCGCAGGTGCGAAGCCGGACGATCGTGCCCGCCAGGGCGCGGATTGGCGGCACGATCCAGGACGTACGGGTCCAGGAAGGCGACGGCGTGAAGACCGGACAGATTGTCGCCGTGGTCGTCGACGAGAAGATCGCCCTCGAACTGGAAGCCGCCGAGGCGGGCCTGAAAGCACTTCAGTCGCAACTGGTGAATGCGCGTACGGAACTGGAGCGCGTTGAACAGCTCGTGAACCGCGGCTCCGCCACGCAGAGCCGGCTCGATCAGGTGAAAACGCAATTCGATGTCGTCACCAGCCAGATCGTCGGTGCACAGGCAGAAATGGCCGCCATCGAACAGCGCGCCAGCGAAGGCGATGTCCTGGCTCCCGACAATGGCCGCGTCCTCACGGTTCCCGTGACCAAGGGCTCGGTCATCTTGCCCGGCGAGGAAGTCGCCAGGATAGCGAGCGGCCAATACTTCCTCCGGCTGGCGATTCCGGAACGCCATTCTGCGCAGCTCCGTGAAGGGGCAAGCGTGGCGGTCGGCTCACGTGGCATGAACCCGATGGCGGAAGACGATTCCGAAGACCGGGTCGGGAAGATCGTGAAGATCTATCCGGAAATCAAGCAGGGCCGTGTCACGGCAGATGTCGAAGTCGAAGGTCTTGGCGACTATTTCGTGAACGAGCGTACGCTTGTTCGGGTTCCGGTGGGGGAACGATCGGTGGTGGCCGTTCCGGCCAATGCCATCGCGACGCGCCATGGTGTCGACTATGTCCGCCTGGTTACCCGGGACGGCGAACAGGATGTTGCAGTAATACTGGGCCGCAAGATCGACAAGGCGGAACCTGGTCTCGTCGAGGTCCTTTCCGGCCTGCGTGACGGTGATCGGGTGTTGCTGCCATGA
- a CDS encoding YgaP family membrane protein, translating to MTVDRAVMMFAGAMVLVSLALGYYVSAYWYLLNAFVGLNMLQASVTGFCPAAMIFKKLGVKPGVAFQ from the coding sequence ATGACGGTTGATCGCGCGGTTATGATGTTCGCAGGGGCCATGGTCCTCGTGTCGCTGGCACTCGGCTATTACGTCTCCGCCTATTGGTATCTGCTCAATGCCTTTGTCGGGCTGAACATGCTCCAGGCATCGGTTACGGGCTTTTGTCCTGCGGCGATGATCTTCAAGAAACTCGGCGTAAAGCCGGGCGTCGCCTTCCAATAG